In Larimichthys crocea isolate SSNF chromosome VI, L_crocea_2.0, whole genome shotgun sequence, one genomic interval encodes:
- the LOC104931347 gene encoding aminoacylase-1A, translated as MLPDKDGPGVGGGQSSPEGEDTSVSLFREYLRLKTVHPDPDYDAALRFLERMADELGLPIKKIEVCPGRVVLIMTWEGMNPTLKSILLNSHTDVVPVFQEHWKYDAFSAFKDAEGNIYARGTQDMKCVTIQYIQAVRRLKAEGRKLMRTVHLMFVPDEEVGGHKGMETFVKHPEFQKLNIGFALDEGLANPGEAFTVFYGERNPWWITVHCPGSPGHGSRFVENTAAEKLRHVMNCFLDFREKEKHRLNTSECFTLGDVTTVNMTMVKGGVAYNVIPPEMDVSFDLRIPPTVNLQEFEKQIREWCREAGEDVTYEFAQKHMNQNVTSTEADDPWWSAFSGACKAMNITLEKEIFPAATDSRFIRAVGIPAIGFSPMNRTPILLHDHNEYLNEQVFLKGIGVFERLISTLASVPARPDEA; from the exons ATGCTGCCCGACAAAGATGGTCCAGGTGTTGGAGGCGGACAGAGCTCACCTGAAGGAGAGGACACCTCTGTGAGTCTGTTCAGAGAGTACCTGCGCCTCAAAACCGTCCACCCAGACCCGGATTATG ATGCTGCTCTTCGGTTCCTAGAGAGAATGGCAGATGAGCTTGGGCTACCCATAAAAAAGATtgag GTTTGTCCAGGCAGAGTTGTGTTGATCATGACATGGGAAGGGATGAACCCGACATTGAAATCTATCTTACTGAATTCCCACACGGATGTTGTTCCTGTTTTTCAG GAACATTGGAAATACGATGCTTTCAGTGCTTTCAAAGATGCAGAGGGCAACATTTATGCCCGGGGAACACAGGACATGAAATGTGTAACTATACA GTACATCCAGGCAGTCAGAAGACTGAAGGCGGAGGGACGGAAACTGATGCGCACTGTGCACCTAATGTTTGTTCCTG ATGAAGAAGTTGGAGGTCACAAGGGAATGGAAACTTTTGTGAAACATCCAGAGTTCCAAAAACTAAACATCGGCTTTGCTCTCGATGAAG GTCTGGCCAACCCTGGCGAGGCCTTCACTGTCTTTTATGGGGAGAGGAACCCCTGGT GGATTACAGTCCACTGCCCAGGCAGTCCAGGTCATGGCTCTAGGTTTGTGGAGAACACAGCAGCTGAGAAGCTG CGCCATGTCATGAACTGCTTCCTGGACttcagagagaaggagaaacacag gctAAATACCAGTGAGTGTTTCACACTCGGTGATGTCACGACAGTGAATATGACCATGGTCAAAGGAGGCGTGGCCTACAACGTTATCCCACCCGAAATGGACGTCAGCTTCGACCTCAGAATACCGCCGACAGTAAATCTGCAG GAGTTTGAAAAACAGATCAGAGAGTGGTGCAGAGAAGCAGGAGAAGATGTCACATATGAATTTGCTCAG aaacacatgaacCAGAATGTGACTTCGACAGAGGCAGATGATCCTTGGTGGAGTGCCTTCAGTGGAGCCTGCAAGGCAAT GAATATAACTCTGGAAAAGGAGATATTTCCAGCTGCTACAGATAGCCGTTTTATCCGAGCT GTGGGTATCCCCGCTATTGGCTTTTCCCCAATGAACCGCACGCCAATCCTGCTGCACGATCACAACGAGTATCTGAATGAGCAAGTCTTCCTGAAAGGCATCGGCGTGTTCGAGAGGCTCATCTCAACTCTTGCCAGCGTTCCTGCCCGTCCTGATGAGGCTTAG